One bacterium genomic window carries:
- a CDS encoding STAS domain-containing protein, giving the protein MEINTERTDGVLVINAEGRIDGSNSAQFLESIQAVVSDDDNGVVLDFGGINYISSAGLRVILLLAKELRQKQTGFGVCSLSSSVKEIFTISGFDQIIAIFDSGADAVGALK; this is encoded by the coding sequence ATGGAAATCAACACCGAACGGACCGACGGGGTGCTCGTGATCAATGCCGAGGGCCGCATTGATGGATCGAACTCCGCCCAGTTCCTTGAGTCCATTCAGGCGGTGGTCAGCGACGACGACAACGGAGTCGTTCTAGATTTCGGGGGCATCAACTACATCAGCAGTGCCGGCCTGCGGGTAATCCTGCTCCTCGCCAAGGAACTACGTCAGAAGCAGACCGGGTTCGGGGTGTGTTCGCTCTCCAGTTCCGTCAAGGAGATCTTCACCATAAGCGGGTTCGACCAGATCATCGCCATCTTCGACTCCGGAGCCGATGCTGTCGGCGCGCTCAAGTAG